A single Pseudochaenichthys georgianus chromosome 10, fPseGeo1.2, whole genome shotgun sequence DNA region contains:
- the slc25a51b gene encoding solute carrier family 25 member 51b has translation MAVSTMDSESSRTPQPAPALTNGGYSLLSARALGARLGTQGKHYFCGSFAAFTNIVVTFPIQKVLFRQQLHGVLATEAVQQLQRDGLRNLYRGLLPPLLQKSTTVAIMFGLYEDFSRVLLDRAAGSGIPELATRSFAAALAGTAEAILTPFERVQTLLQDHRHHGRFKNTVHTFRTLVTEHGVRECYRGLVPILIRNGPSNVLFFGLRGPIKEQLPKVNSRAGHMASDFVCGGLLGAALGIMFYPLNVVKSRAQSQVGGAFQPCKQVLLTVWRERGGSVAMLFRGATLNYHRSLLSWGIINATYELLLKELS, from the coding sequence ATGGCTGTCAGCACCATGGACTCGGAGTCGTCCAGGACCCCTCAGCCTGCGCCCGCCCTGACAAATGGGGGCTACTCCCTGCTGTCCGCTCGAGCTCTGGGTGCCAGGCTGGGCACCCAAGGGAAGCACTATTTTTGCGGCTCGTTTGCAGCTTTTACCAACATCGTGGTGACTTTCCCCATCCAGAAGGTGCTGTTCCGCCAACAGTTACACGGTGTGTTGGCCACTGAGGCGGTGCAGCAGCTGCAGAGGGATGGGCTGAGGAATCTGTATCGGGGTCTGCTGCCCCCGCTGCTCCAGAAGAGTACTACAGTGGCCATCATGTTTGGCCTGTACGAGGACTTCTCTAGAGTCTTACTAGACCGGGCCGCTGGCAGCGGTATACCGGAGCTGGCAACCCGGAGCTTTGCTGCAGCGTTGGCAGGAACCGCAGAGGCCATCCTGACGCCGTTTGAGCGTGTGCAGACTCTTTTACAAGACCATCGTCACCACGGGCGCTTCAAAAACACAGTCCACACCTTCCGGACACTAGTGACTGAGCATGGTGTCAGAGAGTGCTACCGTGGCCTGGTGCCTATACTTATTCGTAACGGCCCCAGCAATGTGCTCTTCTTCGGGCTCCGTGGGCCCATCAAGGAGCAGCTCCCAAAAGTCAATAGCCGGGCAGGTCACATGGCAAGTGATTTTGTATGTGGAGGGTTGTTGGGGGCAGCCCTTGGCATTATGTTCTATCCCTTAAATGTGGTCAAGTCCCGGGCCCAGTCTCAGGTGGGTGGAGCCTTCCAGCCTTGCAAACAGGTGCTGCTAACAGTGTGGAGAGAAAGGGGCGGCAGTGTTGCCATGCTCTTCAGAGGGGCCACTCTCAACTACCACCGTTCACTGCTCTCCTGGGGGATCATTAATGCCACCTatgagctgctgctgaaggagctGTCATAA